In Endozoicomonas sp. GU-1, one DNA window encodes the following:
- a CDS encoding TrkH family potassium uptake protein, producing MTLAALMCIPLVTNIFFNTPAHYLAFTLSPLLTFVVGGILSWSCKTEAFGFRSREVFLLTNSSWILVCVFGALPFIFETEISFTDAFFETMSGITTTGSTVLVGLDDMNPGILMWRSVLQWLGGIGFIVMAVAVLPFLKVGGMRLFQSESSDWSEKVMPRSGVIAKRIVQIYLGLSALCAMAYYMGGMTAFEAINHAMATLSTGGFSTSDASMAHFDNPAIHWTGIIFMLVGSLPFVLLVRFLSGNAEPLWKDCQVWGFLKLIGFLWVTMTAWLVLNSDYGIFAALTLVAFNTTSVISTTGFALTDYSMWGGFAGASFFFLSFIGGCSGSTTGGVKIFRFQLGLRLLNVQLKLLSHPRACFSMKYNGQPLTSDIIRSFVGFTFFFLMLTGIITLLLSLMGLDFITSLTGAVTAIANVGPGLGDIIGPAGNFAPLPDMAKWVLAAGMLMGRLEVITVLVMFTSAYWRR from the coding sequence ACTGTCGCCACTGCTGACGTTTGTCGTGGGTGGTATCTTAAGCTGGTCGTGCAAAACAGAAGCCTTTGGATTCCGGTCCAGGGAGGTTTTCCTGTTGACCAACTCAAGCTGGATATTGGTCTGTGTGTTTGGTGCGCTGCCTTTTATTTTTGAAACAGAAATCAGTTTTACCGATGCATTCTTTGAAACCATGTCAGGCATTACCACCACGGGCTCTACGGTGCTGGTCGGTCTGGATGATATGAATCCGGGTATTTTGATGTGGCGCTCAGTCCTTCAATGGTTGGGGGGGATTGGCTTTATTGTCATGGCGGTTGCGGTTCTGCCTTTTCTTAAGGTGGGTGGTATGCGTCTGTTTCAGAGTGAGTCTTCCGACTGGTCGGAAAAAGTAATGCCCCGATCCGGTGTGATTGCCAAGCGGATCGTTCAGATATACCTGGGGTTGAGCGCATTGTGTGCCATGGCCTATTACATGGGAGGAATGACGGCTTTTGAAGCCATCAACCACGCAATGGCAACGCTCTCAACCGGTGGTTTCTCCACCTCCGATGCATCAATGGCACATTTTGACAACCCTGCCATCCACTGGACTGGCATCATTTTTATGTTGGTGGGCAGTCTTCCCTTTGTTCTGTTGGTAAGATTTCTGTCGGGTAATGCCGAGCCGTTGTGGAAAGATTGTCAGGTTTGGGGCTTTCTTAAACTGATTGGGTTTCTCTGGGTCACCATGACAGCCTGGTTAGTGTTGAATTCTGACTACGGCATTTTTGCTGCACTGACTCTGGTTGCCTTCAATACGACATCTGTCATAAGTACCACTGGCTTTGCCCTTACCGACTACTCAATGTGGGGAGGTTTTGCCGGAGCTTCATTTTTCTTCCTGAGTTTTATTGGCGGTTGTTCAGGCTCTACCACTGGTGGCGTTAAGATCTTTCGTTTCCAGTTGGGGCTGAGGCTACTTAATGTGCAGCTGAAGCTGTTGAGCCACCCCCGGGCCTGCTTCAGCATGAAATACAATGGTCAGCCACTGACCTCTGATATTATTCGCTCATTTGTCGGGTTCACTTTTTTCTTTCTGATGCTGACAGGCATTATCACACTGCTACTCAGTTTGATGGGGCTGGACTTTATTACCAGCCTGACAGGAGCGGTCACAGCCATTGCCAACGTTGGGCCGGGGCTTGGAGACATTATTGGTCCTGCAGGAAACTTTGCACCACTGCCCGATATGGCCAAGTGGGTATTGGCAGCGGGCATGCTGATGGGACGATTGGAGGTCATTACCGTTCTGGTGATGTTTACGTCGGCGTATTGGCGACGATAA
- a CDS encoding LysE family translocator, which yields MSESSLALFLIATLILALAPGPDLLYITTRGLSQGAMAGFISALGVHTGVLIHTIIASLGLSALIASSTMGFSLIKYAGAAYLCYLGIRTLFFSKGENSNEQCISNAALKKIFYQGVITDVLNPKVILFFLAFFPQFIDPSSPSAHIDILMLGLTFVLVAFPIDAAVGLFAGSVGKQILHCKQRMQWGKWMTGSAFILLGIGTAFTSPPS from the coding sequence ATGTCTGAGTCATCACTGGCGCTATTTCTGATAGCGACCCTGATCCTTGCCCTGGCTCCGGGGCCGGATTTACTGTATATCACCACCCGCGGGCTTTCCCAGGGAGCCATGGCCGGATTCATTTCTGCACTGGGTGTTCATACCGGTGTACTTATCCATACTATCATTGCATCTCTCGGGCTGTCTGCCCTGATAGCCTCGTCCACCATGGGCTTTTCGCTGATTAAATATGCCGGGGCGGCTTATCTCTGTTACCTGGGAATCCGAACGCTCTTTTTTTCGAAAGGTGAGAATAGCAATGAACAGTGTATTTCCAACGCCGCCCTGAAAAAGATTTTTTATCAGGGTGTGATTACAGATGTGCTGAATCCGAAAGTCATTCTTTTTTTTCTGGCTTTCTTTCCGCAATTCATTGATCCGTCGAGCCCCTCGGCTCACATTGATATCTTAATGCTCGGCCTGACGTTTGTGCTGGTAGCCTTTCCGATTGATGCAGCTGTTGGGCTGTTTGCTGGCAGTGTTGGCAAACAAATACTCCACTGCAAGCAACGCATGCAGTGGGGCAAATGGATGACAGGCTCAGCGTTCATTCTTCTCGGCATCGGGACAGCATTTACCTCGCCCCCATCATGA
- a CDS encoding PspA/IM30 family protein produces the protein MSIWSKVMTALKGATNEVGEAIADSNALRILDQEIREASDQLQQSKTQLAGIMAKQKLSSQKCAELKEKVAEYEGYAIKALDQGDESLATDVASKIAEYEAQLHSELEMEKSFAGSIVSLKKAITDAEANLRRLKQQVDTVKATESVQKAQAACAAKHSGVNSKMATATDSLERIKQRQAERAAQMEAASELSGDTAENDLQAKLKAAGITKGDADASSVLERLKARQG, from the coding sequence ATGAGCATTTGGAGTAAAGTGATGACGGCCCTGAAAGGGGCGACCAACGAAGTCGGTGAAGCGATTGCAGACAGCAATGCTTTGCGTATTCTGGATCAGGAAATTCGTGAGGCGAGTGATCAGCTGCAGCAGTCCAAGACTCAGTTGGCTGGCATCATGGCCAAGCAAAAACTCTCCTCACAAAAGTGTGCCGAGCTGAAGGAAAAAGTGGCTGAGTATGAAGGCTACGCCATAAAAGCCCTGGATCAGGGCGATGAATCGCTGGCTACAGATGTTGCCAGTAAGATTGCCGAGTATGAGGCGCAGCTTCATTCAGAACTGGAAATGGAAAAGAGCTTTGCGGGCAGCATCGTCAGCCTGAAAAAGGCCATTACGGATGCAGAAGCCAACCTTCGTCGTCTTAAGCAGCAGGTTGATACGGTTAAAGCGACAGAGTCCGTACAAAAAGCACAGGCTGCCTGTGCCGCCAAACACAGCGGTGTTAACTCAAAAATGGCGACAGCGACCGATTCTCTGGAACGAATCAAACAACGGCAGGCTGAGAGGGCTGCCCAGATGGAAGCGGCCAGTGAACTTTCCGGTGATACTGCTGAGAATGATCTGCAGGCCAAACTCAAGGCGGCGGGTATCACCAAGGGGGATGCTGATGCCTCCAGCGTATTGGAACGTCTGAAGGCTCGTCAGGGTTAG
- a CDS encoding YjfI family protein gives MALRKNAAHYQRQFRSRMREQGLVKKEIWIMPENASLLRDIEQQLRQIDSYQPPGPTIMTQSSSVWTIQSLYEALANDPLSTSGNAVLNLVDGTEPCLEISMVEFGDLPIYLTVSGEQIIADAVLWPFSLVKDPVALNDEVLRTHKLFPLSTISLDRFPDGNEYYTIFGALSSSSSLQNIVQEIETLAANAIKATEAYGNHLASESVA, from the coding sequence ATGGCCTTGCGGAAAAACGCTGCACATTATCAGCGACAGTTTCGCTCCAGGATGAGAGAGCAGGGGCTGGTAAAAAAAGAAATCTGGATTATGCCAGAAAACGCCAGCCTGCTGCGGGACATTGAGCAGCAACTACGGCAAATCGATTCCTATCAACCACCAGGACCTACCATCATGACCCAGTCATCAAGTGTTTGGACGATTCAAAGCTTATACGAAGCGTTGGCTAATGACCCACTGAGTACCAGTGGTAATGCGGTGTTGAATCTGGTGGATGGGACTGAGCCCTGTCTGGAAATCAGTATGGTTGAGTTTGGTGATCTGCCTATCTACCTGACGGTTTCCGGGGAGCAGATTATTGCCGATGCGGTGCTCTGGCCTTTTTCACTGGTCAAGGACCCGGTTGCGTTAAATGATGAGGTTTTGCGTACTCACAAATTATTTCCGCTGTCGACGATCAGTCTGGATCGCTTTCCGGATGGCAATGAGTACTACACCATTTTTGGTGCACTGAGTTCATCGTCTTCACTGCAGAATATCGTGCAGGAAATAGAAACACTGGCAGCCAATGCCATCAAGGCGACAGAAGCCTATGGGAATCACCTGGCTTCTGAGTCAGTGGCTTAA